In Edaphobacter aggregans, the sequence TTCGAACTGGCCTGCTGAATCGCCGTCGTCAAAAAAGTGAACTGGCCGATATCGTATGCGCCATGTAGCGTCCGCCAGATCACATAAATGTAGGCTCCGTAGTACCCCAGCGTTCCAATCACTCCAAGCAGGCCGCCAACAATAAGCTTCGAGCGCGAGAGCGTGACATCTTCCCGATAGATCTGGTCAGCAAGTGACTTGAATCTACCCGTGAAAAATTTGTTCAGCCCAAAGAGCTTGACCTCCTTGGCACCTTCGCGGCTCCCGGCCACCTGCCGCAGATAGTCCATCTGGCGCTTAGCTGGCGTCTGCCGAAAGTTCTTGGCATATCCCAAAAACGCATAGTGCGTCTCACCCAAAAACGACGGCAGCACACCAATCGCGAGCAACAGCACAAGCCACGGAGACGCCCACGCAAGCGCTGCAGAAAAAACAAGCGTCGTAATCACCTGCTGTATCAAGCGACCCATCTGCTGAATCATCCCCAGCCGGTCCGTCGCCTGCACGCGAGCCCGTTCAAGCCGGTCATAAAAGACCGGATCTTCATAAGTCGTCAGATCCAACCGAGCCGCCTGCTCCATCACCCGCACGCTCACGTGTTGGGTATATCGATTCGCAAGCAACGCGTCGGAGTAGTCGATCCCCCGTGTCAGCAGGCCCATCAAAACATTCAGCCCGACTTCAATCGCCACCAGCGTCCAGAAGTTGTGGCCCAACGGTTCGCCGCGCAGAACCTGAGCAATATTGTTGATGATGAACTGCGCCACCTTGGCCACACCGAACGGCAGCACAGCGACGAAAATACGCAGAACAATACCCCACGTAACAACCACCGCCCCCGAATCCCACAAAATACGCAGCACAGGCGGAACATTACGCAAGGAGCGCAGTCGATCGAGCCACGGGCTCTCCATCTTCACGTGGTTACTGGAATCACTCATATGTCTCAATCAGAACGCCGCCGCTTGTTTGAATGGATGCGTCAAAGCTTCAACACGTTGGATCAATCCGTGCCGCCCATCGTCTTCGCCCCTATTTTGTCAGCTACTTGCACAACGCCAACCACTCTCAAGACTAAGCCAGTGCGATATATTTTCTTGAGTCAACTTAGCAAATAATCCAACCGCCAAGAGCACGAAAGATGCAGACGATCAATCCAACTGAACTGGCAAAAAAAATGGGCGAAGGCCTACTTTCCTTCCCCGTCACGCACTTCACGAAGGATTTTTCCTTTGACGAAGCTCCCTATCGCAAACATATCTCCTGGCTGCTCGATCATCGCCCAGCCGGACTCTTCGCTGCCGGTGGAACTGGAGAATTCTTCTCGCTCACCCTCAGCGAATTTTCTACGGTAGTCAGAGCTGCCGTTCAGGAAACCGCAGGCCGAGCCCCCGTACTAGCAGGATGCGGCTACGGAACCGCAATGGCAAAGGAGTTCGCCAAAGCCGCCGAAGACGCCGGCGCCGACGGCATCCTGCTACTACCGCCTTATCTGCTCAACTCCGAGCCAACAGGACTCGCAGCACATGCCGAAGCCGTATGCGCAGCAACAAAACTCGGCGTCATCTTCTACAACCGCGACAACGCCATCATCGACGACACAACGCTCGAGCGACTCTGCGACCGCTGCCCAAACCTCATCGGTTTCAAAGACGGTGTCGGCGACATCGAGCTCATGACTCGCATCTACGCCCGCATGGGCGACCGCCTTACCTACATCGGCGGCCTGCCCACAGCCGAAACCTTCGCTCTCCCATACCTCGAAATGGGCGTCACCACCTACTCCTCCGCCATCTTTAACTTCCTCCCCAACTTCGCGCAGCAGTTCTACGCAGCCGCCCGTCGCCGCGACCACGCCAAGGTCTACGCCGATCTACGCGACTTCGTCCTTCCCTACATCGCACTCCGCAACCGTCGCAAGGGATACGCAGTCTCCATCGTCAAGGCCGGAATGACCGCAGTCGGACGCCCAGCGGGCCCGGTCCGCTCCCCTCTCATCGATCTAGCGCCATCAGAGCTTGAAGACCTGAAGAAGTTGATCGGAGACCGCACCTGACCGACGCCCCCATCCACGCATCGCAGACGAAGACCACGCACGTCCGCTATCTCATCGTCGCGATGATCTTCGTCGCCAGCTGCTTCAGCTATGGAGACCGCGTCGCTCTCTCCGTCGCCGGCACCGCGATGCAGAAGCAGCTCGCGCTCACTCCCGTACGCTTCGG encodes:
- a CDS encoding ABC transporter ATP-binding protein encodes the protein MSDSSNHVKMESPWLDRLRSLRNVPPVLRILWDSGAVVVTWGIVLRIFVAVLPFGVAKVAQFIINNIAQVLRGEPLGHNFWTLVAIEVGLNVLMGLLTRGIDYSDALLANRYTQHVSVRVMEQAARLDLTTYEDPVFYDRLERARVQATDRLGMIQQMGRLIQQVITTLVFSAALAWASPWLVLLLAIGVLPSFLGETHYAFLGYAKNFRQTPAKRQMDYLRQVAGSREGAKEVKLFGLNKFFTGRFKSLADQIYREDVTLSRSKLIVGGLLGVIGTLGYYGAYIYVIWRTLHGAYDIGQFTFLTTAIQQASSNLQQVFSTASGIADQALFLTDLIAFFEMEPTVHSKPDGLRMPSPVSRGFEFRNVSFAYPGTERRVLKDFNLTLAPGERIALIGENGQGKTTVVKLITRLYDPTEGQILLEGVDLREYSLEELHSHIGVIFQDFVRFEMTARENIAVGQIEQMQNQTGIEVAAHKSLADTVVDHLAGGYDQMLGRRFEGGVELSGGEWQKIALARAYLRDADLLILDEPTAALDARSELEVFERFAELTEGKMALLISHRFSTVKMADRIVVLSGGRLIEEGNHQQLMSKGGVYAGMFEMQAASYR
- the kdgD gene encoding 5-dehydro-4-deoxyglucarate dehydratase; this translates as MQTINPTELAKKMGEGLLSFPVTHFTKDFSFDEAPYRKHISWLLDHRPAGLFAAGGTGEFFSLTLSEFSTVVRAAVQETAGRAPVLAGCGYGTAMAKEFAKAAEDAGADGILLLPPYLLNSEPTGLAAHAEAVCAATKLGVIFYNRDNAIIDDTTLERLCDRCPNLIGFKDGVGDIELMTRIYARMGDRLTYIGGLPTAETFALPYLEMGVTTYSSAIFNFLPNFAQQFYAAARRRDHAKVYADLRDFVLPYIALRNRRKGYAVSIVKAGMTAVGRPAGPVRSPLIDLAPSELEDLKKLIGDRT